The genomic interval CGCCGAACTCTCGCTCGCCGCGATCGACGCGGGCAAGAACGTCTACGTCGAGAAGCCGCTCGCCGTCACGTTCCCGGACGGCCGCGCGATCGTCGAGCGGGCCACGTCGGCCGGTGTCCGGCTGGGCTGCGCCCCGGACACCGTCCTCGGCACGGGTACCCAGACCGCCCGGGCGGCCATCGACGGCGGCCTCATCGGGCGCCCCTTCTCCGCCTCGGCCGTGATGGTCACCCCCGGGCACGAGCGGTGGCACCCCCACCCCGACTTCTACTACGCCCCGGGCGGCGGCCCGCTGCTGGACATGGGGCCGTACTACATCTCGGCCCTGGTTCACCTGCTCGGGCCGGTACGCGCGGTGGTCGGTGCCGGCAGCCGGCTGCGTACCGAGCGGGTGATCGGTTCCGGCCCGCGTACCGGAGAGCGGGTCCCGGTCGAGGTGGACAGTCACGTGACCGGGGTGCTCGAACACGCCGACGGTGCCCTCTCCACCATCACGACGAGCTTCGACGGCGTGGCGACGACGGCCGCACCGATCGAGGTGCACGGCGAGACGGGCAGCCTCGCCGTACCCGACCCGAACCGCTTCGACGGCGAGGTCCGGCTCTTCCCGCTCGGCGGTACCGGCTGGCGGGCGCTGGAACCACGGGCGGGCTACGCCCACGGCTCCCGGGGGCTGGGCCTGATCGACCTGGTCCGGGCGGACGGCCGACGACCGCCCCGGGCCGGCGGCGGGTTCGCCCTGCATGTGCTGGAGACGATGACCGCGCTGCTCCGGTCGGCCGCCGAGGGCCGGCGGATCGAGCTGACGACCGTGGCGGAGCGGCCGGTGCCGGTCCCGCACACCCCGGCCGAGGAGTGGCGGGGAGGCCCGGCGGCCACAAGCTGAGCCCTGCCGCGTCGGTAAGGTCAGGAGGCCGCCGCGCGCAGGGCCCAGAAGTTCGACCGGTACTGGTCGTGGATCGTCGCGGACTCGATCCGGAGCAGCGCCTCGTCGTTCTCCCGCAGCGCCGCGTTCGTGTAGTTGTGGCTGCCGGTCATCACCCACTTGCTGTTCCGGGTACCGGCATAGGTGCCCTCGATCAGCATGTACTTGGAGTGCACGATGTAGTCGCCACTGATCCGGTAGAGGACGATCCGGGAGTGGCCGCTCAGGATGCGGAGCACGTCGGCGTCCATGCTGGTGTAGACGACCTCGATCCAGCACTTCCGGTCGGCCAGCGAGCGGAGTTCCTCGGCGATGCCGTTCCGGCTGAAATACCACATCCCGATCCGGATGATCGTCCGACCGGTCTCGGTACCGACCGTGGTGTTGCCCTCGCAGGTCACGTTCTCGTTGAGCATGTTGTAGATGGTGTCGGTGGTCCGGTCCGACCCCGCCCGAGGGAAGAAGTACGCCTTGGCGTTGCCGCTGCCGACCGTGCGGTAGTAGTCGCTGTTCTTGGCCTTCGCCGCCAGGTCGCCGAAGTAGTCGAGGTAGGCGTCGTAGAGGCCGGCGTTTCCGACCAGGGTCACGGCGTTGTTCCAGTACGCCGTGGCGTTGCTGACCGTCAGGTTCGCCGAACTCTGCACCAGTACGTTGTTCGAGCCGGAGGTGCTGGAGAAGAGGAAGAACTTGTTGTGCATGATCGGCGAGCCGGAGTTGCCGATGCACGCCGCGCCCTGGGTGCAGAAGACCAGCCACGACCGGTTGGCCCGGTTGCTGCCCAGCGTCGCCCGCATGGTGTCCACCGCCGGGTACTGCTCCGACAGGTAGTCCAGGACGAGCCGTACGTTCACCCCGCGGTTGTGGGCCGCCACGATGTCGTCGGCGACCGAGGTGGAGGTCCAGTGGTACATCGCGATGGAGATGGTCGAACCCGCCGGGGCGCCCTGCACCAGCCCTCGGATGTGGTCGACGATCCGGTACTGCTCGGCGGTCGCGGTCGGGTTGTTGAAGATCGCGCCGCTGGCCACGGCGCCCACCGCCGGGGTGGACGGCAGCACCGTCCCGGCGACCACCAGGGCGGCCGCCACCAGCGCTGCGACCGTACGACGTAGGGACATGCTCGCCTCCGGACAGCCCGTCACACCGACGTGAACAATCGACGATCATGCCAGGCCGGTCCGCCACGCGGGGGGTCGACGGCGATCGGCGCACCGGACGGAGCGGTCGGAACCGGAGCCCGGGACCGCCCCGGCTCCGGGCGCCGGGCGCCGAAAACCGGTTGCTCGACCGGCCGGGTC from Plantactinospora sp. BC1 carries:
- a CDS encoding Gfo/Idh/MocA family protein, which gives rise to MGDPHGVGIVGLGVISRAYLETLADHAELRIAAVADLDAARSAAVAADLPGTEACGVERLLDHPDVRTVLNLTIPAAHAELSLAAIDAGKNVYVEKPLAVTFPDGRAIVERATSAGVRLGCAPDTVLGTGTQTARAAIDGGLIGRPFSASAVMVTPGHERWHPHPDFYYAPGGGPLLDMGPYYISALVHLLGPVRAVVGAGSRLRTERVIGSGPRTGERVPVEVDSHVTGVLEHADGALSTITTSFDGVATTAAPIEVHGETGSLAVPDPNRFDGEVRLFPLGGTGWRALEPRAGYAHGSRGLGLIDLVRADGRRPPRAGGGFALHVLETMTALLRSAAEGRRIELTTVAERPVPVPHTPAEEWRGGPAATS
- a CDS encoding phosphatidylserine/phosphatidylglycerophosphate/cardiolipin synthase family protein, encoding MSLRRTVAALVAAALVVAGTVLPSTPAVGAVASGAIFNNPTATAEQYRIVDHIRGLVQGAPAGSTISIAMYHWTSTSVADDIVAAHNRGVNVRLVLDYLSEQYPAVDTMRATLGSNRANRSWLVFCTQGAACIGNSGSPIMHNKFFLFSSTSGSNNVLVQSSANLTVSNATAYWNNAVTLVGNAGLYDAYLDYFGDLAAKAKNSDYYRTVGSGNAKAYFFPRAGSDRTTDTIYNMLNENVTCEGNTTVGTETGRTIIRIGMWYFSRNGIAEELRSLADRKCWIEVVYTSMDADVLRILSGHSRIVLYRISGDYIVHSKYMLIEGTYAGTRNSKWVMTGSHNYTNAALRENDEALLRIESATIHDQYRSNFWALRAAAS